From Streptomyces sp. TLI_053, a single genomic window includes:
- a CDS encoding phosphotransferase: MSAPTAADRGTPNLAHVLGPHLFPVLEACRPHTGRLTRVEACVGGNVSHVHRVFGEAGSVVVKVRGRRFARIAIPTDPALIAVEHRALTLHHGLLPDLFPQVIAFLPEAHAMVLSDVFPDRRTWREHLDERCATAEECTRLGTALARVHRATAHLPPLRDGDGDDLFRTEHAYGYCLRAGRHRALDETCRRLDALPGHQLVLGDASPKNISLAMGRTAFVDLDNVHRGAPLFDVGYLLAHLVLHHLVRPDRLLRLAAAFLDAYAPVPVRPWCGDDLLAAVAAGVLLYRLEARTVPYPSAAPPATTGRMRHRLRLLLDTGPFTVPDLLETARQVTA, encoded by the coding sequence ATGAGCGCCCCGACCGCCGCCGACCGCGGCACGCCAAACCTGGCCCACGTGCTGGGCCCGCACCTGTTCCCCGTCCTTGAGGCGTGCCGCCCGCACACCGGCCGCCTCACCCGCGTCGAAGCCTGTGTCGGTGGGAACGTCAGCCACGTCCACCGGGTCTTTGGTGAGGCGGGCAGCGTCGTCGTCAAGGTCCGAGGCCGCCGCTTCGCCCGGATCGCGATCCCCACCGACCCGGCGCTGATCGCCGTCGAACACCGCGCCCTGACGCTCCATCACGGCCTGCTGCCCGACCTGTTCCCGCAGGTCATCGCGTTCCTGCCCGAGGCGCACGCCATGGTGCTGAGCGACGTCTTCCCCGACCGGCGCACCTGGCGCGAGCACCTGGACGAACGCTGCGCCACCGCCGAGGAGTGCACCCGCCTGGGCACGGCCCTGGCCCGCGTCCACCGCGCGACCGCCCACCTTCCGCCGCTGCGCGACGGCGACGGGGACGACCTCTTCCGTACCGAGCACGCCTACGGCTACTGCCTGCGCGCCGGCCGACACCGGGCCCTCGACGAGACGTGCCGTCGCCTGGACGCCCTGCCCGGCCACCAGCTCGTCCTCGGCGACGCCAGTCCGAAGAACATCAGCCTCGCCATGGGGCGCACCGCGTTCGTCGACCTCGACAACGTGCACCGCGGTGCTCCGCTGTTCGACGTCGGCTACCTCCTCGCGCACCTGGTCCTGCACCACCTCGTCCGGCCCGACCGCCTGCTGCGGCTCGCCGCCGCGTTCCTCGACGCGTACGCCCCGGTGCCGGTCAGGCCGTGGTGCGGCGACGACCTCCTCGCGGCCGTGGCGGCCGGGGTGCTGTTGTACCGGCTGGAGGCCCGCACCGTCCCCTACCCGTCCGCCGCCCCGCCCGCCACGACCGGCCGGATGCGCCACCGGTTGCGCCTGCTGCTGGACACCGGACCGTTCACCGTCCCCGACCTGCTGGAGACCGCACGGCAGGTGACAGCGTGA
- the cas4 gene encoding CRISPR-associated protein Cas4: MNHPQPQSGDGDQPQVALSWLEHYTYCPRQCALIVLEDAFTDDAATTRGTLLHQRVDTPGNRGRATTRTLHALPVWHDGYGLTGTCDTVELHDNGTILPIEHKSGRYHPDGPADIQAAAQAICLQQMFQQPVPHAAIYSATDRRRHTITITPELHQRVITTTHAIRTLLTTGQLPPPATDNRCRRCSMATNCIPTILTNTRRYQQALTTLYTTPDEEPTHP, from the coding sequence ATGAACCACCCCCAACCGCAGTCAGGAGACGGCGACCAACCCCAAGTCGCCCTCTCCTGGCTCGAGCACTACACCTACTGTCCCCGCCAATGCGCACTCATCGTCCTCGAAGACGCCTTCACCGACGACGCCGCCACCACCCGCGGAACCCTCCTCCACCAACGCGTCGACACCCCGGGCAACCGAGGCCGCGCCACAACCCGCACCCTCCACGCCCTACCCGTGTGGCACGACGGCTACGGCCTCACCGGAACCTGCGACACCGTCGAACTCCACGACAACGGCACCATCCTGCCCATCGAACACAAATCAGGCCGCTACCACCCAGACGGCCCCGCCGACATCCAAGCAGCAGCCCAAGCCATCTGCCTCCAGCAGATGTTCCAACAACCCGTACCCCACGCCGCCATCTACTCCGCCACCGACCGCCGACGCCACACCATCACCATCACCCCCGAACTCCACCAACGCGTCATCACCACCACCCACGCCATCCGTACCCTGCTCACCACCGGCCAACTACCGCCACCCGCAACCGACAACCGCTGCCGACGCTGCTCCATGGCCACCAACTGCATCCCCACCATCCTTACCAACACCCGCCGCTACCAGCAGGCCCTCACCACCCTCTACACCACCCCCGACGAAGAACCCACACACCCATGA
- the cas1 gene encoding CRISPR-associated endonuclease Cas1, giving the protein MNLSTKLLTRCAQDGRPVTWMTRGGRFQARLEGPVRGNVLLRHQQHCTHADPQRRLEIARNTVAGKIRNSRWILLRAARDAQPAAQARIREAGARLAEGLAETKNASSLDTLMGIEGNAARTYFGALHDMHRPADGIPEFTHRSRRPPTDPVNALLSFTYGLLRNLVHGAIEQIGLDPYIGFLHGLRPAKPALALDLMEEFRPVLADRFALTLLNRRELRAHHFESLAGGAVNLTEDGRKAVLSAWQDWKTQTWEHPIAGRAVPTALLPVVQCRILARHIRGDLPGYLPWTAA; this is encoded by the coding sequence ATCAACCTCTCCACCAAACTCCTCACCCGCTGCGCACAGGACGGACGGCCGGTCACCTGGATGACCCGAGGCGGTCGGTTCCAAGCGCGCCTCGAAGGACCGGTTCGAGGCAACGTCCTCCTGCGCCATCAACAGCACTGCACCCACGCAGATCCGCAGCGACGGCTCGAGATCGCGCGTAACACCGTTGCGGGAAAGATCCGCAACAGCCGCTGGATCCTTCTCCGCGCCGCACGCGACGCCCAGCCGGCCGCACAGGCCCGAATCCGTGAAGCGGGCGCCAGACTCGCCGAGGGACTGGCCGAAACCAAGAACGCCAGCTCGCTGGACACCCTGATGGGCATCGAAGGCAACGCCGCCCGGACCTACTTCGGCGCACTCCACGACATGCATCGTCCCGCGGACGGCATCCCCGAGTTCACACACCGCAGCCGGCGCCCTCCCACCGACCCGGTCAACGCCCTCCTGTCCTTCACCTACGGACTGCTGCGCAACCTCGTCCACGGCGCGATCGAGCAGATCGGACTCGACCCCTACATCGGCTTCCTTCACGGCCTGCGGCCCGCGAAACCGGCCTTGGCGCTCGATCTGATGGAGGAGTTCCGGCCCGTCCTGGCAGACCGCTTCGCGCTAACCCTTCTCAACCGCCGAGAGCTCAGGGCCCACCACTTCGAAAGCCTCGCTGGCGGAGCCGTCAACCTCACCGAGGACGGGCGCAAAGCCGTGCTCTCCGCCTGGCAAGACTGGAAGACCCAGACCTGGGAACACCCGATCGCAGGACGAGCGGTCCCCACGGCGCTCCTTCCCGTTGTCCAGTGCCGCATCCTCGCCCGCCATATCCGCGGCGACCTTCCCGGATACCTGCCCTGGACAGCTGCCTGA
- a CDS encoding phosphodiester glycosidase family protein encodes MNLPLATAGDRTDLAALAKLSARGIHVPAVPSLARDQSPFARPTPAWTRTVAPGVVLTARPVDLGDGCFTNAYTLSVDLDRAHCRPVSAPAGFHLRRLVTGPTAAAVSGAFAYISDDHSYQPAEPRLDLAVRDHHTASLPTATKPALLLHRDRLSVRTLATAGTLTVAGHHHTWSGSKGPRPDPAPPPGHLTVFGAANCRIRYTDHPRTGFRRDVDPAANTTPRNPAVLDCTVTPTPTGTRITALHPGGGADLFTGAYILRTHRPRPAHLTLGAPVHVTTLDTLPTADIDSALSLGPSAADAAAQRTAAWDQSLGTNPFRPGARYARTLLALNGRHLTLTILDGAPLAPGFQGATVQETAQLVERAGHDPAAVFHLDGGQTSKIAYRHNGQVDAVGSLHYLRWPQTEHEPFRWQGLDGRPLHSALQITTLKESP; translated from the coding sequence GTGAACCTCCCCCTCGCCACGGCCGGTGACCGGACGGACCTGGCCGCGCTCGCCAAACTGAGCGCCCGCGGCATCCACGTCCCCGCCGTCCCGTCGCTGGCCCGCGACCAGAGCCCGTTCGCCCGCCCCACCCCCGCCTGGACCCGCACCGTCGCCCCGGGCGTGGTCCTCACCGCCCGCCCCGTCGACCTCGGCGACGGCTGCTTCACCAACGCCTACACCCTGAGCGTCGACCTCGACCGCGCCCACTGCCGGCCCGTCTCCGCCCCGGCCGGCTTCCACCTGCGCCGCCTCGTCACCGGCCCCACCGCCGCCGCAGTCTCCGGCGCCTTCGCCTACATCTCCGACGACCACAGCTACCAGCCCGCCGAGCCCCGCCTCGACCTCGCCGTCCGCGACCACCACACAGCCAGCCTGCCCACCGCCACCAAGCCCGCGCTCCTCCTGCACCGCGACCGCCTGTCGGTGCGCACCCTGGCCACCGCCGGCACCCTCACCGTCGCCGGCCACCACCACACCTGGAGCGGCTCCAAGGGCCCCCGCCCCGACCCGGCACCGCCGCCCGGCCACCTCACCGTCTTCGGCGCGGCCAACTGCCGCATCCGCTACACCGACCACCCCCGCACCGGATTCCGACGCGACGTCGACCCGGCCGCCAACACCACCCCCCGCAACCCTGCCGTCCTCGACTGCACCGTCACCCCCACCCCCACCGGGACGCGGATCACCGCCCTGCACCCCGGCGGCGGCGCCGACCTGTTCACCGGCGCCTACATCCTGCGCACCCACCGGCCCCGGCCCGCCCACCTCACCCTCGGTGCGCCCGTCCACGTCACCACCCTCGACACCCTCCCCACCGCCGACATCGACAGCGCCCTGTCACTGGGCCCGTCCGCCGCCGACGCCGCCGCCCAACGCACCGCCGCCTGGGACCAGAGCCTGGGCACCAACCCGTTCCGGCCCGGAGCCCGCTACGCCCGCACCCTGCTCGCCCTGAATGGCCGGCACCTGACCCTGACCATCCTCGACGGAGCGCCCCTCGCCCCGGGCTTCCAGGGCGCCACCGTCCAGGAGACCGCGCAGCTGGTCGAGCGGGCCGGCCACGACCCGGCGGCGGTGTTCCACCTCGACGGCGGCCAGACCTCCAAAATCGCCTACCGGCACAACGGCCAGGTCGACGCGGTCGGCAGCCTCCACTACCTGCGCTGGCCCCAAACCGAGCACGAACCCTTCCGCTGGCAGGGCCTCGACGGCCGCCCCCTGCACAGCGCCCTGCAGATCACCACCCTGAAGGAGTCCCCTTGA
- the cas8c gene encoding type I-C CRISPR-associated protein Cas8c/Csd1, with protein MLLQRLTEQAERMADLPPEFYRRRQIDWALVITSDGAAPSLSDRRPPAKSRGQAVVEPVPYVQRSGTRVPPFLLVDTAEFVLARPRVAAEADGPSEKDLSEACRRHEEYLGLLRRWADEVPEDPAVRRLLDVLTLGIGRIDVPQELEARHTVGVLMDGQWLHTRASARRLWARIVRERKGSGRAEPDLCLVCGQPGDLLSTIPEPVKKGAVPTTGGSNESQLVSINSPAQGRGGAIRLVNTPVCDRCGSRAMATLNRLLAADSHRRLLPDSVLLWWTREPLEQPLIELIDDAHPDPAAVAHLIDALHHHPDPAEATRIDANDFYALTLGLNNARTVVREWLDVPLDAVKANLGAWFEDHGVFDGWRGTTRYLPLWHLALAAGRHNGTQYVKGTAPHGIERELLHAALRRTPPPARLLPHLLQRIRADHHLDAPRTALLRLALARSHDRTDRPMPQLDPASTDPAYLCGRAFAVLEAIQMAALPDVKATIGDKYFGTAMTAPAAVLANLRRGANAHLKRLRRDKKAAHIALDARLSQVFAAFTDDLPTHLTPREQARFVIGYEQQRAADNQARAAAKAAKATQNSEKILTLTP; from the coding sequence GTGCTGCTGCAGAGGCTGACCGAACAGGCCGAGCGGATGGCGGACCTGCCGCCCGAGTTCTACCGGCGCCGGCAGATCGACTGGGCACTGGTGATCACCTCGGACGGTGCTGCCCCGTCCTTGTCCGATCGGCGGCCCCCGGCCAAGTCGCGCGGCCAGGCGGTCGTCGAGCCGGTGCCCTACGTGCAGCGCTCCGGCACGAGGGTTCCGCCGTTCCTGTTGGTGGACACCGCCGAGTTCGTCCTCGCCCGGCCACGCGTCGCCGCCGAGGCGGACGGCCCAAGCGAGAAGGACCTGTCGGAGGCCTGCCGCCGCCACGAGGAGTACCTGGGCCTGCTGCGCCGCTGGGCCGACGAGGTGCCCGAAGATCCCGCAGTCCGAAGACTGCTGGACGTCCTCACCCTCGGGATCGGCAGGATCGATGTCCCGCAGGAGTTGGAAGCCCGGCACACGGTCGGCGTCCTCATGGACGGCCAGTGGCTGCACACGAGGGCCTCCGCACGCCGGCTGTGGGCACGCATCGTGCGTGAACGCAAGGGCTCCGGCCGCGCCGAGCCGGACCTGTGCCTGGTCTGCGGTCAGCCCGGAGACCTGCTGTCGACGATCCCCGAGCCGGTGAAGAAGGGCGCGGTCCCCACGACCGGCGGCAGCAACGAGTCCCAGCTCGTCAGCATCAACTCGCCGGCCCAGGGCCGCGGTGGCGCCATCAGACTCGTCAACACCCCCGTGTGTGACCGCTGCGGAAGTCGTGCCATGGCCACCCTCAACCGTCTGCTGGCCGCCGACAGCCACCGCCGCTTGCTGCCCGACTCGGTCCTGCTGTGGTGGACGCGCGAGCCCCTGGAACAGCCGCTCATCGAGCTCATCGACGACGCCCACCCCGACCCGGCCGCCGTCGCCCACCTCATCGACGCCCTCCACCACCACCCCGACCCGGCCGAAGCCACCCGTATCGACGCCAACGACTTCTACGCTCTCACCCTGGGGCTGAACAACGCCCGCACGGTCGTCCGGGAATGGCTAGACGTCCCCCTGGACGCCGTCAAGGCCAACCTCGGAGCCTGGTTCGAAGACCACGGCGTCTTCGACGGATGGCGCGGTACCACCCGCTACCTGCCCCTGTGGCACCTCGCACTCGCCGCGGGCCGCCACAACGGCACCCAGTACGTCAAAGGCACCGCACCCCACGGCATCGAACGCGAACTCCTCCACGCCGCCCTGCGCCGCACCCCACCCCCCGCACGTCTCCTCCCGCACCTCCTTCAGCGCATCCGCGCCGACCACCACCTCGACGCCCCGCGCACCGCCCTGCTGCGCCTGGCCCTTGCCCGCTCCCACGACCGAACGGACCGCCCGATGCCGCAACTCGACCCCGCCAGCACCGACCCCGCCTACCTGTGCGGGCGAGCATTCGCCGTCCTCGAAGCCATCCAAATGGCAGCCCTGCCCGACGTGAAGGCCACGATCGGCGACAAGTACTTCGGCACCGCGATGACGGCCCCTGCCGCCGTCCTGGCGAACCTACGCCGCGGAGCCAACGCTCACCTCAAGCGCCTGCGCCGCGACAAGAAGGCAGCCCACATCGCCCTGGACGCACGGCTGTCGCAGGTCTTCGCCGCCTTCACCGACGACCTGCCCACCCACCTGACGCCACGCGAGCAGGCCCGCTTCGTCATCGGCTACGAGCAGCAGCGGGCCGCCGACAACCAGGCCCGCGCCGCGGCCAAGGCAGCGAAGGCCACCCAGAACAGCGAAAAGATCCTCACCCTCACACCCTGA
- the cas2 gene encoding CRISPR-associated endonuclease Cas2 has protein sequence MDLLLTYDVDTTTPEGRRRLRKVAKLCEGHGLRVQKSVFEIVATDVDLLHLVNDICKTIDPDTDSIRIYRLPHNGFNDVQTLGVAQVQPHREDLVL, from the coding sequence ATGGACCTCCTGCTCACCTACGACGTGGACACGACCACACCAGAAGGCCGTCGCCGACTTCGGAAGGTCGCCAAACTCTGCGAAGGACACGGCCTACGAGTCCAGAAATCGGTCTTCGAGATCGTCGCCACCGATGTCGATCTCCTGCACCTCGTGAACGACATCTGCAAGACCATCGACCCGGACACCGACAGCATCAGGATCTACCGGCTCCCGCACAACGGCTTCAACGACGTTCAGACGCTGGGGGTAGCCCAGGTGCAGCCACACCGCGAAGACCTGGTCCTGTGA
- a CDS encoding Gfo/Idh/MocA family oxidoreductase, which yields MSTPVNVLVVGVGPHTRLNHLPALAAAQDAGLAGTVTGVNLPHAAAPVDYGTPGQPRRMPIVAVQPLPARCRTLPGPVLRVLEEAVERERVGAIVVASEPSVHLPYALWAIERGLPLLLDKPLTVHPGASTDPAAAQAIADDFDTLLDAYRTAQQRDPRMVVSVLAQRRWHPAFRQARELIAEVAEATNCPVTSIQSSHGDGQWRLPDELVDLGYHGFRDGYGKAAHSGYHHFDIVPWWLAASERPGKELDEIEVHAVCTRPADFLTQLTVADHARVLPGFADRNPYSEQDLHRLTANFGEVDVHLNVAYRGHGRVLALGSHSLAHTTFSQRAVLDPVPGSLYKGNGRIGQESHIVQQGPFQALHLHVLQTLHGDGEGVDPRAAGGADHIELHVFRNDRLNLGWERHRRLGFDDLTRGTGPGAVLPTQRSARTCAVTEFLSCLAGRTPRAELASDLADHRRPARLMAAAYLSMARRWAAGDRPTAPAVLDFHPSTVPGPVPAAVLAPTGRGGRELAASGAER from the coding sequence GTGAGCACCCCGGTGAATGTCCTGGTGGTCGGCGTCGGTCCGCACACCCGCCTCAACCACCTGCCCGCGCTCGCCGCCGCGCAGGACGCGGGCCTGGCCGGGACGGTGACCGGCGTCAACCTGCCGCACGCCGCCGCACCGGTCGACTACGGCACGCCCGGCCAGCCGCGTCGGATGCCCATCGTCGCCGTCCAGCCGCTCCCCGCCCGGTGCCGCACGCTGCCCGGCCCGGTGCTGCGCGTGCTGGAGGAGGCGGTGGAGCGGGAGCGCGTCGGCGCGATCGTCGTGGCGAGTGAGCCGTCCGTGCACCTGCCCTACGCGCTGTGGGCGATCGAACGGGGCCTGCCGTTGTTGCTCGACAAGCCCCTGACGGTGCACCCGGGCGCGTCCACCGACCCGGCTGCGGCACAGGCAATCGCCGACGACTTCGACACCCTGCTGGACGCCTACCGCACGGCCCAGCAGCGCGATCCGCGGATGGTGGTCAGCGTGCTGGCCCAGCGCCGCTGGCACCCCGCCTTCCGCCAGGCGCGGGAGCTGATCGCCGAGGTCGCCGAGGCCACGAACTGCCCGGTCACCTCGATCCAGTCCAGCCACGGCGACGGCCAGTGGCGGCTGCCCGACGAACTCGTCGACCTGGGCTACCACGGCTTCCGGGACGGCTACGGCAAGGCCGCGCACTCCGGCTATCACCACTTCGACATCGTGCCGTGGTGGCTGGCTGCCAGCGAGCGCCCGGGTAAGGAGCTCGACGAGATCGAGGTCCACGCGGTGTGCACCCGTCCCGCCGACTTCCTCACCCAGCTCACCGTCGCCGACCACGCGCGGGTGCTGCCCGGCTTCGCCGACCGCAACCCGTACAGCGAACAGGACCTGCACCGGCTCACCGCCAACTTCGGCGAGGTCGACGTGCACCTGAACGTCGCCTACCGCGGCCATGGCCGGGTACTGGCGCTGGGCAGCCACAGCCTCGCCCACACCACCTTCTCCCAGCGCGCTGTCCTCGACCCGGTTCCGGGCAGCCTGTACAAGGGCAACGGCAGGATCGGGCAGGAGAGCCACATCGTCCAGCAGGGCCCGTTCCAGGCACTGCACCTGCACGTCCTGCAGACCCTGCACGGTGACGGGGAGGGCGTCGACCCGCGGGCGGCGGGCGGCGCCGACCACATCGAGCTCCACGTCTTCCGCAACGACCGGCTGAACCTGGGCTGGGAGCGGCACCGCAGGCTCGGCTTCGACGACCTCACCCGGGGCACCGGGCCGGGCGCGGTGCTGCCCACGCAGCGCTCGGCCCGCACCTGCGCCGTCACCGAGTTCCTCTCCTGCCTCGCCGGCCGCACCCCGCGCGCCGAGCTGGCCTCCGACCTGGCCGACCATCGGCGCCCGGCCCGCCTGATGGCCGCCGCCTACCTGTCGATGGCCCGCCGCTGGGCCGCCGGCGACCGGCCCACCGCCCCGGCGGTGCTCGACTTCCACCCCAGCACCGTTCCCGGCCCCGTCCCTGCCGCGGTTCTCGCCCCCACCGGGCGGGGCGGCCGGGAGCTCGCCGCCTCGGGGGCCGAGCGATGA
- the cas5c gene encoding type I-C CRISPR-associated protein Cas5c: MIVHDGASCLVPEGMAGMAGRGAMEQEGLSLARRRGNGGWVFPDLVMEVWGPLACFTRPELKSERVSYPVMTPSAAAGVLEAIYWKPEFRYVVRAIEVLKPIRWLQVRRNEVKSVVTAKKVQELQTVPGARYDVEEDRDQRNTMALTDVAYRIRAQIVVAGHAGAPEQKFREQLRRRVDRGACFSQPFLGCREFSASFGPATQAPVLAERSEELGVMLHSIAYTPNGERYRWFRARLEQGVMEVPATPLSAGAVAMPSAPWRVEGEE; this comes from the coding sequence ATGATCGTGCATGACGGTGCGTCATGTCTGGTGCCTGAAGGGATGGCGGGGATGGCTGGAAGAGGGGCCATGGAGCAGGAGGGGCTCAGTCTTGCGCGGCGTCGCGGGAACGGGGGCTGGGTGTTTCCGGATCTGGTGATGGAGGTGTGGGGGCCGCTCGCGTGTTTCACCAGGCCGGAGTTGAAGTCGGAGCGTGTCAGTTACCCGGTGATGACGCCTTCGGCCGCGGCGGGTGTCCTGGAGGCGATCTACTGGAAGCCCGAGTTCCGCTATGTGGTCCGGGCGATCGAGGTGTTGAAGCCGATCAGGTGGCTGCAGGTACGACGCAACGAGGTGAAGTCGGTCGTCACAGCGAAGAAGGTTCAGGAGCTCCAAACAGTTCCGGGCGCGCGCTACGACGTCGAGGAGGACCGGGACCAGCGGAACACGATGGCTCTGACGGATGTGGCGTACCGGATCCGCGCGCAGATCGTGGTTGCCGGGCATGCGGGTGCGCCGGAGCAGAAGTTCCGGGAGCAGTTGCGGCGCAGGGTGGACCGCGGTGCTTGTTTCTCGCAGCCGTTCCTGGGGTGCCGGGAGTTCAGCGCGTCTTTCGGACCGGCGACGCAGGCGCCGGTGCTGGCCGAGCGGAGCGAGGAACTGGGGGTGATGCTGCACTCGATCGCCTACACGCCGAACGGCGAGCGCTACCGGTGGTTCAGGGCGAGGTTGGAGCAGGGGGTGATGGAGGTGCCGGCCACGCCGCTGTCCGCAGGTGCGGTTGCGATGCCGTCGGCGCCCTGGCGCGTCGAGGGTGAGGAGTGA
- a CDS encoding PIG-L family deacetylase translates to MTQPQPGRGRSVLAVVAHPDDAELAMGMRLLDHARAGDRVRVHCLSTGRPGKDDSEVRRAECLAAAKILGIGRYTFSRIPDTRFTDHRGAINAALFDTFALGRPDTVYTHFPDDQHLDHAVTGEEATAVAMREAADVVHFRSPYSRNFEPNLIFVGTPELLAAKQKALTCFASQQQLDMPVFTGLNTLAYRQHVHHRIVERFPKDAYGAEMFRTARQIVHATRPGADRT, encoded by the coding sequence TTGACCCAGCCCCAGCCTGGCCGCGGCCGGTCCGTCCTCGCCGTCGTCGCCCACCCCGACGACGCCGAACTCGCCATGGGCATGCGACTGCTCGACCACGCCCGGGCCGGCGACCGCGTCCGCGTCCACTGCCTGAGCACAGGTCGCCCGGGCAAGGACGACAGCGAGGTGCGCCGCGCCGAGTGCCTGGCCGCCGCGAAGATCCTCGGCATCGGCCGGTACACGTTCAGCCGGATCCCCGACACCCGCTTCACCGACCACCGCGGCGCCATCAACGCCGCCCTCTTCGACACCTTCGCCCTCGGACGCCCCGACACCGTCTACACCCACTTCCCCGACGACCAACACCTCGACCACGCCGTCACCGGCGAGGAGGCCACCGCCGTCGCGATGCGCGAGGCCGCCGACGTGGTCCACTTCCGCTCCCCCTACAGCCGGAACTTCGAGCCCAACCTGATCTTCGTCGGCACACCAGAGCTCCTGGCCGCGAAGCAGAAGGCTCTGACGTGCTTCGCCTCCCAACAGCAACTCGACATGCCCGTCTTCACCGGCCTGAACACACTCGCCTACCGGCAGCACGTGCACCACCGCATCGTCGAACGCTTCCCCAAGGACGCTTACGGCGCTGAGATGTTCCGCACCGCACGCCAGATCGTCCACGCCACACGCCCAGGCGCCGACCGGACGTAG
- the cas7c gene encoding type I-C CRISPR-associated protein Cas7/Csd2: protein MTDDHLDPDRKHDFVFLIEATDSNPNGDPDAGGSPRTDPVSGQGLITDVAIKRKIRNTVAMLNQHDPKPGYDIYVEAGVALNSQHERAYTALGAKTQQADARTWMCQTFYDVRMFGAVMSTGKKPAGRVQGPLQLTFSRSIDPITPLEIGITRVTPTKQEDIDAFNNPTDDKKGKETEMGTKHIVPYALYRGNGHFSAPLAARTGVTSNDLDMFWRAFQIMFEHDRAAARGSLALRGLYVFTHSDAFGRLPSHTLFDRIRIKQLHDATARNITDYGPIDIDDTGLTDAGVTLTRLIG, encoded by the coding sequence ATGACGGACGACCACCTTGACCCCGACCGCAAGCACGACTTCGTGTTCCTGATCGAGGCCACCGACAGCAACCCGAACGGCGACCCCGACGCCGGAGGAAGCCCCCGCACCGACCCCGTCTCCGGCCAGGGCCTCATCACCGACGTCGCCATCAAACGCAAGATCCGCAACACCGTCGCCATGCTCAACCAGCACGACCCCAAACCCGGATACGACATCTACGTCGAAGCCGGCGTCGCCCTCAACAGCCAACACGAACGCGCCTACACCGCCCTCGGCGCCAAAACCCAGCAAGCCGACGCCCGCACCTGGATGTGCCAGACCTTCTACGACGTCCGCATGTTCGGCGCCGTCATGAGTACCGGCAAGAAGCCCGCCGGCCGCGTCCAAGGGCCCCTGCAGCTCACCTTCTCCCGCTCCATCGACCCGATCACCCCCCTGGAGATCGGCATCACCCGCGTCACCCCCACCAAACAGGAAGACATCGACGCCTTCAACAACCCCACCGACGACAAGAAGGGCAAGGAGACCGAGATGGGCACCAAGCACATCGTCCCCTACGCCCTCTACCGCGGAAACGGCCACTTCAGCGCCCCGCTCGCCGCCCGCACCGGCGTCACCAGCAACGACCTCGACATGTTCTGGCGCGCCTTCCAGATCATGTTCGAACACGACCGCGCGGCGGCCCGCGGCAGCCTCGCCCTGCGCGGCCTCTACGTCTTCACCCACAGCGACGCCTTCGGCCGCCTGCCGTCCCACACCCTCTTCGACCGCATCCGCATCAAGCAGCTCCACGACGCCACCGCCCGCAACATCACCGACTACGGTCCCATCGATATCGACGACACCGGCCTCACAGACGCCGGCGTCACCCTCACCCGCCTCATCGGATGA